The window CCGGCGTGATCCCCGCTGCACGGCGCGCGCTGGAGGTCGCCGGGCTGTCGATCCGCGACCTCGACTGGATCGAGGTGAACGAGGCCTTCGCCAGCGTCGCGCTATGCTTCGCACGTGAGTTCGCGCCGGACCTCGACAAGCTCAATCCGTGGGGCGGCGCGATCGCCCATGGCCACCCGCTGGGCGGCACCGGCGCCGGTCTGATGGCAAAGATGCTCGCCGGGCTGGAGCACCGCGGCGGCCAGTTCGGCCTGCAGGTGATGTGCATCGGCCACGGCATGGCGACGGCCACGGTGATCGAACGGATCTGAAGCGACGAAGCAAGCAGGCAGACGAACAGGGGCACAGCCGAGACCCCGGTACAACAAAGGAGACGAGAGGATGAGTGCCGTGAAAACCGCCGACCTGAACGCGAACGCGCGTCGGGCCGCGCGCAACCTGATCGGCGATGCGTTCGCGCGATCGGTGCGCCGCAACCCGGAACGCGAGGCGCTGCGCTTCGAGGCGCGCAGCTGGCGTTACGCCGAGCTCGACCGCGCGGCCAATCGCGTGGCCAACCGATTGCTGGGGTTGGGCCTCGTCGCCGGCGACCGTGTCGCGGCCTACGGGCGCAATTCCGATGCCTACGTGCTGCTGTGGCTGGGCTGCGCGAAGGCCGGCCTCATCCACGTGCCGATCAATTACGCGCTGCTCGACGCGGAACTGCGCTACATCGTCGACCAGTCGGGTGCGCGTGCGCTGTTCTGCGACGCCGACATGGCGGTGCACGTCGAGGCGCTCGGGCCGACGCTGGGTTGCGAATGGCGCGGGACGCTGGACGGCGGCAGCGGGCAGGACGTGCTCGAGTGGGCGCAGGGTGCGGGGGATGACGTGGCACCGCACATCGACACGACGGATGAGGACATTGCCCAGCTCCTGTACACGTCCGGCACGACCGCCGCGCCCAAGGGGGCAATGATGAGCCATCGCGCGTTGCTGGCCGAATACACGAGCACGCTGCTCGCGACGGACATCCGCGGCGAGGACGTCTCGCTGGCCGCGCTGCCGCTCTACCATTCGGCGCAGATGCACGTCTTCCTGATGCCACAGCTGCTGGTCGGAGCCACGACGCGGCTGGTGCAGGCTCCGCAGCCGGACCGCTGCTTCGAGCTGTTCGAGCGTGAGCGCGTGACGTCCTTCTTCGCGCCACCGACGGTGTGGATCGCCTTCCTGCGTCATCCGGGCTTCGATGCGGCGCGCCTCGCCTCGCTGCAGAAAGGTTATTACGGCGCGTCGATCATGCCGGTGCCGGTGCTGCAGGAGCTCGCGTCGCGCCTGCCGGCGCTGAAGCTCTACAACTGCTATGGCCAGAGCGAGATCGCCCCGCTTGCGACCGTGCTGCGTCCGGAAGAACACGCCGAGCGCCCGGCCTCGGCGGGGCGGCCGATTTTCAACGTCGAGACGCGCATCGTCGATGTGAACATGCAGGACGTCGCGCCCGGGGAGATGGGCGAGATCGTGCATCGTTCGCCGCAGCTCATGAGTGGCTACTGGGACAAACCGGAGGAGACGGCAGGCACTTTCGCCGACGGCTGGTTCCGCACCGGCGACGTCGGTTACCTGGACGAAGGCGGCTATCTCTACATCACCGACCGCATCAAGGACATCATCAAGAGCGGTGGGGTGGTGGTGGCGAGCCGCGAGGTGGAGGAGTGCCTGTACA is drawn from Azoarcus sp. DN11 and contains these coding sequences:
- a CDS encoding acyl-CoA synthetase codes for the protein MSAVKTADLNANARRAARNLIGDAFARSVRRNPEREALRFEARSWRYAELDRAANRVANRLLGLGLVAGDRVAAYGRNSDAYVLLWLGCAKAGLIHVPINYALLDAELRYIVDQSGARALFCDADMAVHVEALGPTLGCEWRGTLDGGSGQDVLEWAQGAGDDVAPHIDTTDEDIAQLLYTSGTTAAPKGAMMSHRALLAEYTSTLLATDIRGEDVSLAALPLYHSAQMHVFLMPQLLVGATTRLVQAPQPDRCFELFERERVTSFFAPPTVWIAFLRHPGFDAARLASLQKGYYGASIMPVPVLQELASRLPALKLYNCYGQSEIAPLATVLRPEEHAERPASAGRPIFNVETRIVDVNMQDVAPGEMGEIVHRSPQLMSGYWDKPEETAGTFADGWFRTGDVGYLDEGGYLYITDRIKDIIKSGGVVVASREVEECLYTHPAVAEVAVIGVPDERWIEAVAAVVALKQGATASADELIAHVRENLAAFKVPKRVYFVEDMPRNASGKLLKRELRERFRTESGN